In the genome of Streptomyces sp. NBC_00190, one region contains:
- a CDS encoding NUDIX hydrolase — MTERPVVKRTARAILLDGDDLILIKRTKPGVDPYWLTPGGGVESTDATVVDALHREVHEELGAKITDVVPCFVDTVEHIADGGVTGVKVQHFFVCHLESMDPSQRHGPEIDHPEGEYEIVRVPFSRVGIAAVHLVPLSLRHYLDGNIEGVRAMHAPDLG; from the coding sequence ATGACCGAACGTCCCGTGGTCAAACGCACCGCCCGCGCGATCCTGCTCGACGGTGACGACCTGATCCTCATCAAGCGCACCAAGCCCGGCGTCGATCCGTACTGGCTCACCCCCGGCGGCGGAGTGGAGTCCACGGACGCCACCGTCGTCGACGCCCTCCACCGGGAGGTCCACGAAGAACTCGGCGCGAAGATCACCGATGTGGTGCCCTGCTTCGTCGACACCGTCGAGCACATCGCCGACGGGGGAGTGACCGGCGTCAAAGTGCAGCACTTCTTCGTCTGCCACCTCGAATCGATGGACCCAAGCCAACGGCACGGCCCCGAGATCGACCATCCCGAGGGCGAGTACGAGATCGTCCGCGTGCCCTTCAGCCGGGTCGGCATCGCAGCCGTCCACCTCGTCCCGCTGTCCCTGCGGCACTACCTCGACGGGAACATCGAGGGCGTCCGCGCCATGCACGCACCCGACCTGGGCTGA
- a CDS encoding YibE/F family protein: protein MGPRISCDDLLVTISPQPPTEPVDPTSHADHAHSHEPGHGHGHGHSHGHGPAAPVSKHLRKVIAAVLIPFTVAVFAGMVVLWPGGAPAHERTGVGFDRQTQQGSVVSLEQVDCKSVNASQVPPTGDTSTPEGREAQAAQTGECKKATVEVGTGPDKGRTFVEIVQPGAPRQLAKGQEVVVAYAPDAPRDLQYSVIDVNRKFPLALLAGIFALAVVLVGRMRGVFALIALVISFGVLTLFILPAILQGSNPLVVAVVGASAIMLIALYICHGLTARTSVAVLGTLVSLLLIGLLGSVFIDWAFLSGNTDDNTGLIHGLYPDIDMSGLLLAGIIIGSLGVLDDVTVTQTSAVWELHQADPSMGSRALYRAAIRIGRDHIASVVNTLVLAYAGAALPLLLLFSIANSSMGSVANSELVAVEIVRTLVGSIGLVASVPVTTALAALVVSADRPGTPVAGTASGPARGGRGRRRKR from the coding sequence GTGGGCCCCCGCATCTCTTGCGATGATCTGCTGGTGACGATCTCGCCGCAGCCCCCCACTGAGCCCGTGGACCCCACCAGCCACGCTGACCACGCGCACTCCCACGAGCCTGGCCATGGACACGGTCACGGGCACAGCCACGGGCACGGTCCGGCGGCCCCCGTCTCGAAGCACCTGCGCAAGGTCATCGCGGCCGTGCTGATCCCCTTCACCGTGGCCGTCTTCGCCGGCATGGTGGTGCTCTGGCCGGGCGGCGCGCCCGCCCACGAGCGCACGGGTGTCGGTTTCGACCGGCAGACGCAGCAGGGCTCGGTCGTGTCGCTCGAACAGGTCGACTGCAAATCGGTGAACGCCTCGCAGGTGCCGCCCACCGGTGACACGTCCACGCCCGAGGGCCGCGAGGCCCAGGCCGCGCAGACCGGCGAGTGCAAGAAGGCCACCGTCGAGGTCGGCACCGGACCGGACAAGGGCCGCACCTTCGTGGAGATCGTCCAGCCGGGCGCGCCACGGCAGTTGGCGAAGGGGCAGGAGGTGGTGGTCGCGTACGCGCCGGACGCCCCCCGGGACCTCCAGTACTCGGTCATCGACGTGAACCGCAAGTTCCCCCTGGCGCTGCTGGCCGGGATCTTCGCCCTCGCCGTCGTGCTGGTCGGCCGGATGCGCGGGGTGTTCGCACTGATCGCGCTGGTCATCAGCTTCGGCGTGCTGACCCTCTTCATCCTCCCGGCCATCCTGCAGGGGTCGAACCCGCTCGTCGTCGCCGTCGTAGGGGCGAGCGCCATCATGCTCATCGCCCTGTACATCTGCCACGGGCTGACCGCCCGCACCTCGGTCGCCGTCCTCGGCACGCTCGTCTCGCTGCTGCTGATCGGGCTGCTGGGCTCGGTCTTCATCGACTGGGCGTTCCTCAGCGGCAACACCGACGACAACACGGGCCTGATCCACGGGCTGTACCCGGACATCGACATGAGCGGTCTGCTGCTCGCGGGCATCATCATCGGATCGCTGGGCGTGCTCGACGACGTGACGGTCACCCAGACCTCCGCGGTCTGGGAACTCCACCAGGCCGACCCCTCCATGGGGTCGCGCGCCTTGTACCGGGCGGCCATCCGGATCGGTCGCGACCACATCGCGTCGGTGGTCAACACGCTCGTACTGGCCTATGCGGGTGCCGCGCTGCCCCTGCTCCTGTTGTTCTCGATCGCGAACAGCAGCATGGGGTCGGTGGCCAACAGCGAGCTGGTCGCGGTGGAGATTGTACGGACCCTCGTGGGCTCGATCGGCCTCGTGGCCTCGGTTCCCGTGACGACGGCGCTGGCCGCCCTGGTCGTGTCGGCCGACCGGCCGGGGACCCCGGTCGCCGGGACGGCCTCGGGGCCGGCCCGCGGCGGCCGGGGCCGCCGTCGCAAGCGCTGA
- a CDS encoding cupin domain-containing protein — MKAFRLDELEAERVANDGAYLQFVRERNMSVGLYALDAGQSDPQQPHRQDEVYFVVSGRASITVGEETTTVARGSVVYVPAGVPHKFHHISEDLRVMVVFSPPES; from the coding sequence ATGAAAGCCTTTCGCCTTGACGAGCTCGAAGCGGAGCGGGTCGCCAACGACGGCGCCTATCTGCAGTTCGTGCGCGAGCGGAACATGTCGGTCGGGCTGTACGCGCTCGACGCCGGACAGAGCGATCCGCAGCAGCCGCACCGTCAGGACGAGGTGTACTTCGTCGTGAGCGGCCGGGCCTCGATCACGGTCGGGGAGGAGACGACGACGGTGGCGCGCGGCAGCGTCGTCTACGTCCCGGCGGGAGTCCCGCACAAGTTCCACCACATCAGCGAGGACCTGCGCGTGATGGTCGTCTTCTCCCCGCCGGAGAGCTGA
- a CDS encoding LysR family transcriptional regulator — MDLALLRTFIAVHRAGSFTRAATLLGLSQPAVTSQIRTLERQLGRPLFHRRARGVTPTAVGDELAHKAAPHLDALLRITEAGREAAGTLRSLHVAGPPEFLCLRVLPALAPLVGQGHTLRAALQSGAEETLDGLAAGHHDLVVTTAHPRGGLFTVTALCDEEHVLVAAPYWAALVGQDRVREEGPAALAGVPLVEVHETLPLVTRYWAAVFDTRPDAGALAATVVAPDLRAVLECVQAGAGLAVLPRYLCQDALDSGRIVALADPPVPPLRTWFLVVRTGGLALAHLARAHDRLLRAAAHW, encoded by the coding sequence ATGGATCTGGCACTGCTGCGCACCTTCATCGCCGTGCACCGGGCGGGCTCCTTCACCCGGGCCGCCACGCTTCTGGGACTGTCCCAGCCGGCCGTCACCTCGCAGATCCGCACCCTCGAACGCCAGCTGGGCCGACCCCTGTTCCACCGCCGCGCCCGCGGTGTCACCCCCACCGCCGTGGGCGACGAACTCGCCCACAAGGCCGCCCCGCACCTCGACGCCCTGCTGCGGATCACCGAGGCCGGACGGGAGGCGGCCGGCACCCTGCGCTCCCTGCACGTCGCCGGGCCCCCGGAGTTCCTGTGCCTGCGGGTGCTCCCGGCGCTGGCGCCCCTCGTCGGCCAGGGCCACACCCTGCGCGCCGCCCTCCAGAGCGGCGCCGAGGAGACCCTCGACGGGCTCGCCGCCGGCCACCACGACCTCGTCGTCACCACCGCCCACCCCCGGGGCGGACTGTTCACCGTCACCGCGCTGTGCGACGAGGAGCACGTCCTGGTCGCCGCGCCCTACTGGGCCGCCCTCGTGGGCCAGGACCGGGTGCGCGAAGAAGGCCCCGCCGCTCTCGCCGGCGTCCCGCTCGTCGAGGTCCACGAGACCCTGCCGCTCGTCACCCGCTACTGGGCCGCCGTCTTCGACACCCGGCCCGATGCCGGCGCCCTCGCCGCCACCGTGGTCGCCCCCGACCTGCGGGCCGTACTGGAATGCGTCCAGGCCGGCGCCGGGCTCGCCGTCCTTCCCCGCTACCTCTGCCAGGACGCTCTCGACAGCGGCCGGATCGTGGCCCTGGCGGATCCTCCGGTCCCCCCGCTGCGCACCTGGTTCCTGGTCGTGCGGACCGGCGGCCTCGCCCTCGCCCACCTCGCCCGGGCCCACGACCGGCTGCTGCGCGCCGCTGCGCACTGGTAA
- a CDS encoding tetratricopeptide repeat-containing glycosyltransferase — MADATRPGADEPWPTVGSRSFSSPQGMESLRATVCLNMIVKNEAPVIRRCLESVRPLIDTWVIVDTGSTDGTQDIIREFFGDLPGVLHERPWKGFGDSRSEAIDLARSSADYLLFIDADDVMQVQPGFRMPDLTLDAYRIAVHHEPVIHWRPALVSTRLPWKYVGVLHEYIDCEVRHSSGVLEGANILIIGGGARLRESGEREKYLRDAAVLEQGLAKEPGNARYAFYLAQSWRDAGEPEKSLAAYDRRADMGGFAEEAFCAQLYAARIAANLKKPSAEVMDRFLRAHESRPTRAEAIGSLARVCRLESRWPLAYMFARQAVRIPRPDDILFVEFDWHDWRALDELAVAAYWVGEYQESLDCCERLVQDGRLPVEQHDRVTANLEFARRKLDPQYQVVA; from the coding sequence GTGGCGGACGCGACGCGCCCAGGCGCGGACGAACCGTGGCCTACCGTCGGCTCACGGTCGTTTTCATCACCACAGGGGATGGAATCCTTGAGAGCAACAGTCTGCCTGAACATGATCGTCAAAAATGAGGCACCGGTGATCCGGCGCTGTCTCGAATCGGTGCGCCCTTTGATCGATACATGGGTGATCGTGGACACGGGCTCGACGGACGGCACCCAGGACATCATCCGGGAATTCTTCGGCGATCTGCCCGGTGTCCTGCACGAACGGCCGTGGAAGGGATTCGGCGACAGCCGCAGCGAGGCGATCGACCTTGCCCGCTCCAGCGCGGACTACCTGCTGTTCATCGACGCCGACGACGTGATGCAGGTACAGCCCGGCTTTCGCATGCCCGACCTCACTCTCGACGCGTACCGCATCGCGGTGCACCACGAGCCCGTCATCCACTGGCGGCCCGCTCTGGTCTCCACCCGCTTGCCGTGGAAATACGTCGGCGTACTCCACGAGTACATCGACTGCGAAGTCCGGCACAGCAGCGGCGTGCTCGAAGGCGCCAATATCCTCATCATCGGCGGCGGGGCACGCCTCAGGGAATCGGGCGAGCGGGAAAAGTACCTGCGCGACGCGGCGGTACTCGAACAAGGTCTGGCCAAGGAACCCGGAAATGCCCGGTACGCGTTCTACCTGGCCCAGAGCTGGCGCGACGCCGGAGAACCGGAGAAATCCCTCGCCGCCTACGACCGCCGTGCGGACATGGGCGGCTTCGCCGAGGAAGCCTTCTGTGCCCAGCTGTACGCGGCACGCATCGCGGCGAACCTCAAGAAGCCGTCGGCCGAGGTGATGGACCGCTTCCTTCGCGCACACGAGAGCCGTCCCACGCGCGCCGAGGCGATCGGCAGCCTCGCCCGCGTCTGCCGGCTCGAGAGCCGCTGGCCGCTGGCGTACATGTTCGCCCGGCAGGCGGTCCGGATCCCCCGCCCGGACGACATCCTGTTCGTCGAGTTCGACTGGCACGACTGGCGCGCGCTCGACGAACTCGCCGTGGCCGCCTACTGGGTCGGCGAGTACCAGGAGTCGCTGGACTGCTGCGAGCGCCTCGTCCAGGACGGCAGGCTTCCCGTCGAGCAGCACGACCGGGTCACTGCCAACCTCGAATTCGCACGGCGCAAGCTGGACCCGCAGTACCAGGTGGTCGCCTGA
- a CDS encoding IclR family transcriptional regulator — translation MPTLIGSVQRALRLLEAAGSHGAGAPAKQLAREAGLPLPTAYHLLRTLTHEGYLRRESGVFVLGDAAERLVGGGLQQKRRSMILDSLAHFRDAVGAPVYFAVFRDGEIEVVGVSDTPASPACEEWADFRETGHAHAIGQCLLGQLDEKTRKDYYDRHPVEAITPYTVSDQRSLEHRIGSLERMQPVIERQEYALGTVCAAIPITAGDTVATMAISLPLHQENRLLCVVDRLRSEVGALLSTLSFSISI, via the coding sequence GTGCCGACTCTGATCGGTTCGGTTCAGCGGGCGCTGAGGCTGCTCGAAGCGGCGGGCTCGCACGGAGCGGGAGCGCCGGCGAAACAGCTGGCCCGCGAGGCCGGCCTCCCGCTCCCCACCGCGTACCACCTGCTGCGCACCCTCACGCACGAGGGCTATCTGCGCCGGGAGAGCGGAGTCTTCGTCCTCGGCGACGCGGCTGAGCGGCTGGTCGGCGGAGGGCTCCAGCAGAAACGTCGCAGCATGATCCTCGACTCCCTCGCGCACTTCCGCGACGCGGTCGGGGCCCCCGTCTACTTCGCGGTCTTCCGCGACGGTGAGATCGAGGTCGTGGGCGTCTCGGACACCCCGGCCAGCCCGGCCTGCGAGGAGTGGGCCGATTTCCGTGAGACCGGCCATGCGCACGCCATCGGGCAGTGCCTGCTCGGCCAGCTCGACGAGAAGACGCGCAAGGACTACTACGACCGGCACCCGGTCGAAGCCATCACTCCGTACACCGTGTCGGATCAACGTTCCCTGGAACACCGGATCGGTTCCCTGGAGCGAATGCAGCCCGTGATCGAGCGTCAGGAATATGCCTTGGGCACGGTATGTGCGGCGATCCCCATCACCGCGGGCGACACCGTCGCGACCATGGCGATTTCCCTCCCCCTGCACCAGGAAAATCGATTGCTGTGTGTGGTCGATCGGCTACGGAGTGAAGTAGGCGCGCTGTTGAGCACCCTCTCGTTCTCTATCAGTATCTGA
- a CDS encoding DUF5326 family protein: MDGIRQIFAGMPWWVKWVAVPLLALFVFGGVITSILGALIGFVFKLLLFVALVGGLIFVVKKVGGGTKSSSGEW; encoded by the coding sequence ATGGACGGCATCCGACAGATTTTCGCAGGCATGCCCTGGTGGGTTAAGTGGGTCGCCGTTCCGCTGCTGGCGCTGTTCGTCTTCGGCGGTGTGATCACGAGCATCCTGGGAGCCCTGATCGGCTTCGTCTTCAAGCTGCTGCTCTTCGTCGCCCTCGTCGGCGGCCTGATCTTCGTGGTGAAGAAGGTCGGCGGCGGTACGAAGTCCTCCTCCGGTGAGTGGTAG
- a CDS encoding low molecular weight protein-tyrosine-phosphatase, whose translation MYRVCFVCTGNICRSPMAESVFRAHVAEAGLDALVEIDSAGTGGWHEGDGADPRTVAVLEAAGYEQDHRARQFLSSWFDRLDLVIALDAGHLRDLRALAPTPRDAAKVRLLRSYDPSAAADETDVPDPYYGSLDGFEECLELVEAASPGLLDAVREAMKEHTA comes from the coding sequence ATGTACCGCGTGTGCTTCGTCTGCACGGGCAACATATGCCGCTCGCCCATGGCCGAGTCCGTCTTCCGTGCCCACGTCGCCGAAGCCGGGCTCGACGCCCTGGTCGAGATCGACAGTGCCGGAACCGGTGGCTGGCACGAGGGCGACGGCGCCGACCCGCGCACCGTCGCCGTCCTGGAGGCCGCCGGATACGAGCAGGACCACCGGGCCCGGCAGTTCCTGTCCTCCTGGTTCGACCGCCTCGATCTGGTCATCGCGCTCGACGCCGGGCATCTGCGGGACTTGCGTGCACTCGCGCCCACCCCTCGGGACGCCGCCAAGGTCCGGCTGCTGAGGTCCTACGATCCGTCGGCCGCGGCCGACGAGACCGACGTGCCGGATCCCTACTACGGCTCGCTCGACGGGTTCGAGGAGTGCCTGGAGCTGGTCGAGGCAGCGAGCCCGGGCCTGCTGGACGCCGTACGCGAGGCCATGAAGGAGCACACCGCGTGA
- a CDS encoding phage holin family protein translates to MTNFVVKTLANAAALAVAIWLLAGITLDDGSSLGRRTLTLLLVALVFGLVNVIVKPVVKLLSLPLFILTLGLFTLVVNALMLLLTSWLADLLDLSFHVDGFWTAVVGGLIISIVSWAVNMVLPDKN, encoded by the coding sequence ATGACCAATTTCGTAGTCAAGACGCTCGCCAACGCGGCGGCCCTGGCCGTCGCCATCTGGTTGCTCGCCGGCATCACCCTCGACGACGGCAGCAGTCTGGGCCGCAGGACGCTCACCCTGTTGCTGGTCGCCCTGGTGTTCGGCCTGGTCAATGTCATCGTCAAGCCCGTGGTGAAGCTGCTCTCGCTGCCGCTGTTCATCCTCACCCTCGGCCTGTTCACCCTGGTCGTGAACGCCCTGATGCTGCTGCTGACCTCCTGGCTGGCCGACCTGCTCGACCTCAGCTTCCACGTCGACGGTTTCTGGACGGCAGTCGTCGGCGGCCTGATCATCTCCATCGTCTCGTGGGCCGTGAACATGGTCCTGCCCGACAAGAACTGA
- the thiC gene encoding phosphomethylpyrimidine synthase ThiC, which produces MTIQDARTPAVSQDADGQTERQPGWHKGYVAGSRPDIRVPVRQVHLTNGKDVTLYDTSGPYTDPQIETDVRRGLAPLRENWIIGRGDTEEYAGRPVRPEDDGIKHTSPRGGLKNLDAVFPGRPRQPRRGRGGAAVTQLAYARRGEITPEMEYVAIRENVSPEVVREEIAAGRAVLPANVNHPEIEPMIIGKRFLVKVNANIGNSAVTSSIEEEVDKMTWATKWGADTVMDLSTGRNIHTTREWVLRNSPVPIGTVPLYQALEKVDGRAEDLTWEIYKDTVIEQAEQGVDYMTVHAGVLLPYVPLTARRKTGIVSRGGSIMAAWCLAHHKENFLYTNFEELCEILATYDVTYSLGDGLRPGSIADANDAAQFAELKTLGELNTIAKRHNVQTMIEGPGHVPMHKIKENIDLQQEICEEAPFYTLGPLTTDVAPAYDHITSGIGAAMIAWWGTAMLCYVTPKEHLGLPNRDDVKTGVITYKIAAHAADLAKGHPGAQEWDDALSDARFEFRWEDQFNLALDPDTAREFHDETLPAEPAKTAHFCSMCGPKFCSMKISQDIRREHGGDLKAEEIEAGMAEKSAEFAASGNRVYLPLAD; this is translated from the coding sequence ATGACCATTCAGGACGCACGCACGCCTGCCGTCAGCCAGGACGCCGACGGCCAGACCGAGCGCCAGCCGGGCTGGCACAAGGGGTACGTGGCGGGCTCCCGCCCCGACATCCGGGTGCCGGTCCGCCAGGTCCACCTCACCAACGGCAAGGACGTGACGCTCTACGACACGTCAGGTCCGTACACCGACCCCCAGATCGAGACGGACGTGCGCCGGGGTCTCGCGCCGCTGCGCGAGAACTGGATCATCGGCCGCGGGGACACCGAGGAGTACGCGGGACGTCCCGTGCGTCCCGAGGACGACGGCATCAAGCACACCTCGCCGCGGGGCGGGCTCAAGAACCTCGACGCCGTCTTCCCTGGCCGTCCCCGCCAGCCCCGCCGGGGCCGTGGCGGCGCCGCCGTCACGCAGCTCGCGTACGCCCGCCGGGGCGAGATCACCCCGGAGATGGAGTACGTCGCGATCCGCGAGAACGTCTCCCCCGAGGTCGTCCGCGAGGAGATCGCCGCAGGTCGCGCGGTACTCCCGGCGAACGTGAACCACCCGGAGATCGAGCCGATGATCATCGGCAAGCGGTTCCTGGTGAAGGTCAACGCCAACATCGGCAACTCCGCGGTCACCTCCTCCATCGAGGAGGAGGTCGACAAGATGACGTGGGCGACCAAGTGGGGCGCCGACACGGTCATGGACCTCTCGACGGGCCGCAACATCCACACCACGCGCGAGTGGGTGCTGCGCAACTCCCCCGTCCCCATCGGCACCGTCCCGCTCTACCAGGCGCTGGAGAAGGTCGACGGCCGCGCCGAGGACCTGACCTGGGAGATCTACAAGGACACGGTCATCGAGCAGGCCGAGCAGGGCGTCGACTACATGACGGTCCATGCCGGCGTGCTGCTGCCGTACGTGCCGCTGACCGCCCGCCGCAAGACCGGCATCGTCTCGCGCGGCGGCTCGATCATGGCCGCGTGGTGCCTGGCGCACCACAAGGAGAACTTCCTCTACACGAACTTCGAGGAGCTCTGCGAGATCCTCGCGACGTACGACGTCACGTACTCGCTGGGTGACGGCCTGCGCCCCGGTTCGATCGCGGACGCCAACGACGCGGCGCAGTTCGCGGAGCTGAAGACGCTGGGCGAGCTGAACACGATCGCCAAGCGCCACAACGTGCAGACGATGATCGAGGGCCCGGGCCACGTCCCGATGCACAAGATCAAGGAGAACATCGACCTCCAGCAGGAGATCTGCGAGGAGGCGCCGTTCTACACGCTCGGCCCGCTGACCACGGACGTCGCGCCCGCGTACGACCACATCACCTCGGGCATCGGCGCCGCGATGATCGCCTGGTGGGGCACCGCGATGCTCTGCTACGTCACGCCCAAGGAGCACCTGGGCCTGCCCAACCGCGACGACGTCAAGACCGGCGTCATCACGTACAAGATCGCCGCCCACGCGGCCGACCTGGCCAAGGGGCACCCCGGTGCCCAGGAGTGGGACGACGCCCTGTCGGACGCGCGGTTCGAGTTCCGCTGGGAGGACCAGTTCAACCTGGCCCTCGACCCGGACACGGCCCGTGAGTTCCACGACGAGACGCTTCCCGCCGAGCCGGCCAAGACCGCGCACTTCTGCTCCATGTGCGGTCCGAAGTTCTGCTCGATGAAGATCTCGCAGGACATCCGCCGTGAGCACGGCGGCGACCTGAAGGCCGAGGAGATCGAGGCGGGCATGGCGGAGAAGTCCGCCGAGTTCGCGGCTTCGGGCAACCGCGTCTACCTGCCGCTGGCCGACTGA
- a CDS encoding SsgA family sporulation/cell division regulator has product MRESVQAEVMMSFLVSEELSFRIPVELRYDARDPYAVRLTFHLPGDAPVTWAFGRELLLDGINKPCGDGDVHIAPTDPEDLSDVHIRLQVGGDRALFRASAAPLVAFLDRTDRLVPLGQERNLGDFEENLDEALGKILAESRQNEQNAG; this is encoded by the coding sequence ATGCGCGAGTCGGTACAGGCAGAGGTCATGATGAGCTTCCTCGTTTCCGAGGAGCTCTCGTTCCGGATTCCGGTGGAACTCCGGTACGACGCTCGGGACCCCTACGCAGTCCGCCTGACCTTCCACCTTCCCGGAGACGCGCCCGTGACCTGGGCGTTCGGCCGGGAGCTCCTCCTCGACGGCATCAACAAGCCGTGCGGCGACGGCGATGTGCACATCGCCCCGACCGATCCCGAGGACCTGTCCGATGTCCACATCCGCCTCCAGGTCGGCGGCGACCGGGCGTTGTTCCGCGCGAGCGCGGCCCCGCTCGTCGCGTTCCTCGACCGCACCGACCGGCTCGTTCCGCTCGGTCAGGAGCGCAACCTGGGTGACTTCGAGGAGAACCTCGACGAGGCGCTCGGCAAGATCCTGGCCGAATCCCGGCAGAACGAGCAGAACGCGGGCTGA
- a CDS encoding cystathionine gamma-lyase: MNSPHHDDHDHGPGAARLGDGTLAVRAGLPEPAKNEPPVPGPVFAAHFHLPGDVEGPYTYGRDTNPTWTLLERAVGELEAPGQDVHTVVFASGMAAVSAVLLSQTHTGDTVVLPDDGYQALPLLREQLEAYGIHVRTAPTGGDRQLAELDGARLLWIETPSNPGLDVCDVRRLVDAAHADGTLVAVDNTLATPLGQRPIELGADFSVASGTKGLTGHGDLLLGYVVCRDAELAARVRKWRKIVGAIPGPMEAWLAHRSLATIQLRAQRQWANALAVAEALAGRTDVTGLRYPGLASDPSHKTAALQMRGFGSVVSFTLPDRAHAERFMAALHLVEDATSFGGVRSTAERRGRWGGDAVPEGFIRFSAGAEDTADLVADVLRALDLAADGG, translated from the coding sequence GTGAACTCCCCCCACCACGACGACCACGACCACGGCCCCGGGGCGGCCCGGCTCGGCGACGGCACCCTGGCCGTCCGCGCCGGGCTGCCCGAGCCCGCCAAGAACGAACCGCCCGTGCCCGGACCGGTCTTCGCCGCGCACTTCCACCTCCCCGGCGACGTCGAGGGTCCGTACACCTACGGCCGCGACACCAACCCCACCTGGACCTTGCTGGAACGGGCCGTCGGGGAGCTGGAAGCCCCCGGCCAGGACGTGCACACCGTCGTCTTCGCCTCCGGCATGGCCGCGGTCTCCGCCGTCCTCCTCTCCCAGACGCACACCGGCGACACCGTGGTCCTTCCCGACGACGGCTACCAGGCCCTGCCCCTGCTGCGGGAGCAGCTGGAGGCGTACGGGATCCACGTACGCACCGCCCCGACCGGCGGCGACAGGCAGCTCGCGGAGCTCGACGGCGCCCGGCTGCTGTGGATCGAGACGCCTTCCAACCCCGGGCTCGACGTGTGCGACGTACGCCGCCTCGTCGACGCGGCGCACGCCGACGGAACCCTGGTCGCCGTCGACAACACCCTCGCCACCCCGCTCGGCCAACGGCCCATCGAACTCGGCGCGGACTTCTCCGTCGCCAGCGGCACCAAGGGCCTCACCGGCCACGGCGACCTGCTGCTCGGGTACGTCGTCTGCCGCGACGCGGAGCTCGCCGCCCGCGTCCGCAAGTGGCGCAAGATCGTCGGAGCGATCCCGGGTCCCATGGAGGCCTGGCTCGCCCACCGCTCCCTGGCCACCATCCAGTTGCGCGCGCAGCGCCAGTGGGCCAACGCGCTGGCCGTCGCCGAGGCACTGGCAGGCCGCACGGACGTCACGGGGCTGCGCTACCCGGGCCTGGCCTCGGACCCCTCCCACAAGACGGCCGCCCTGCAGATGCGGGGCTTCGGCTCGGTGGTCTCCTTCACGCTTCCCGACCGCGCGCACGCCGAACGGTTCATGGCGGCCCTGCACCTCGTCGAGGACGCGACGAGCTTCGGCGGCGTACGGTCCACCGCCGAGCGGCGCGGACGGTGGGGCGGTGACGCCGTGCCGGAGGGCTTCATCCGCTTCTCCGCCGGAGCCGAGGACACCGCGGACCTCGTCGCGGACGTCCTGCGCGCACTCGATCTCGCGGCGGACGGCGGCTGA